A genomic region of Thunnus maccoyii chromosome 13, fThuMac1.1, whole genome shotgun sequence contains the following coding sequences:
- the xrra1 gene encoding X-ray radiation resistance-associated protein 1 isoform X2: MIAASMAASHKFDDGQRNPTKCFPAQTFLRGRKEGAGHWLVAYRKAEEQKYRNLHRRINVNYKKCESSRVVDNPHGNTLDGPFLLQLHCVDKPSELCSVDISEQKLNLVKPEDLKLFDNVAHIDASVNSLSLGSFSSFVSLRELNLSLNGLCNMTFDAADFPHLEVLDLSYNRLSADDIVSIGWLPHLKILHLTGNQLHHLPPNLGSSNHDPTQLPAKEEDTHFKALEVLMLDDNKLSSGVFNSLANLKRLKHLNLQGNRISEVPYLHLTGCSNPVQTSIEEQTEEEGLAHPEPNHNHDENFKRVSQEHFEEYCKGSSLPLPELQFLNLADNKIAEEEALLAVVLLPMLQEIDIQRNPLTTKRSGDPPLLTHYLQERLGITIKRKKTSEVVKLPLKVSTHLKWKVEKRIQKVSKKPLLMNKPCPKTQVEECEVTLKTTPASEGKNNEDKTLRENAEHFFVTQATDIPDHEFDLQLDEKETAENEKRNKDDAIFEKSTCYEMLMDAKPDPDVVEPVGIQTAVRMLEHTLKNLNVYRDSKPKLDSIQTPYKEKEKRVKKLPPWKPIKQPTERVNEMIKEIKESTTIREASLSGAIHGTCVNKQEHKEALLLLRDMKTKYKMVHKKTMEQAASIESDRNTEQSRAEPPPVQNSNESVDDGVQLV, encoded by the exons ATGATAGCTGCATCAATGGCTGCATCCCATAAATTTGATGATGGACAGAGAAATCCCACCAAATGTTTCCCAGCCCAGACATTTCTCCGTGGAAGAAAAGAAG GTGCTGGTCATTGGCTTGTGGCTTACAGAAAGGCAGAGGAGCAGAAATACAGGAATCTGCACAGAAGAATAAACGTGAATTATAAAAAATGTGAGAGCAGCAGGGTGGTTGATAATCCTCATGGTAATACATTAGATGGACCCTTCCTG CTTCAATTACATTGTGTTGATAAGCCATCCGAGCTGTGCTCAGTTGACATCAGTGAGCAGAAACTGAACCTT GTGAAGCCAGAGGACCTCAAACTGTTTGACAATGTCGCTCACATCGATGCATCTGTTAACTCCCTCTCCTTAG gGTCTTTCAGCAGTTTTGTGTCTTTAAGAGAACTCAATCTGTCTTTAAATGGGCTCTGCAACATGACTTTTGATGCTGCTGACTTCCCTCATCTTGAG GTTCTGGATTTGTCCTACAACAGGTTGTCAGCTGATGATATTGTTTCCATCGGTTGGCTTCCGCATCTAAAAATTCTCCATCTGACTGGAAATCAGCTTCACCATCTTCCACCTAATCTTGGTTCCTCAAACCATGACCCCACTCAGCT gCCAGCTAAAGAAGAAGACACACACTTTAAAGCTCTTGAGGTCCTGATGCTTGATGATAACAAGTTGTCTTCTGGGGTCTTCAACAGTCTTGCAAACCTTAAGAG GTTGAAACACTTAAACCTGCAGGGGAACCGCATCTCTGAAGTACCATATTTACACTTGACGGGCTGTTCAAACCCTGTGCAGACTTCTATTGAAGAGCAAACTGAAGAAGAGGGACTTG CCCACCCTGAACCAAACCATAACCATGATGAGAATTTCAAGAGAGTCTCACAG GAACACTTTGAAGAGTACTGCAAAGGATCCAGTTTGCCTCTGCCAGAGCTTCAGTTCCTCAATTTAGCTGACAACAAG ATTGCTGAGGAAGAAGCGCTGTTGGCTGTGGTTCTTCTCCCGATGCTTCAAGAAATTGATATTCAGCGCAACCCTCTGACCACAAAGAGAAGCG GAGACCCTCCCTTACTAACGCATTACCTCCAAGAGAGACTGGGGATAACAATAAAGCGTAAAAAGACATCAGAAGTTGTAAAGCTCCCACTGAAGGTTTCTACTCATCTAAAATGGAAG GTGGAGAAAAGGATCCAAAAAGTGTCAAAGAAGCCATTGTTGATGAATAAACCTTGTCCTAAAACTCAGGTTGAGGAGTGTGAGGTGACTCTCAAGACAACACCAGCATCTGAAGGCAAGAATAATGAAGACAAAACCCTCAGAGAAAATGCAGAGCACTTCTTTGTAACTCAG GCAACAGACATTCCTGACCATGAGTTTGATCTTCAATTGGATGAGAAAGAAACTGCAGAGAACGAGAAGAGAAACAAGGATGATGCTATTTTTGAAAAATCCACATGCTATGAAATGTTGATGGATGCAAAACCAGATCCTGATGTGGTGGAGCCCGTTG GAATTCAGACAGCTGTTCGAATGCTGGAACACACACTGAAGAATCTTAATGTTTACAGAGACTCAAAACCAAAACTTGATAGCATCCAGACACCgtacaaagagaaagagaaaagg GTGAAGAAGCTGCCACCTTGGAAACCAATAAAGCAGCCGACTGAAAGAGTCAATGAAATGATCAAGGAAATCAAAGAGAGCACGACAATAAGAGAAGCTTCCTTAA GTGGTGCCATACACGGCACATGTGTTAACAAGCAAGAACATAAGGAGGCTCTACTGCTGCTGAGGGATATGAAGACAAAGTACAAGATGGTCCACAAGAAAACAATGGAACAAGCAGCCAGCATCGAGTCTGATAGAAACACCGAGCAAAGCAGAGCTGAACCTCCACCTGTGCAGAATTCAAATGAAAGTGTTGATGATGGCGTACAGCTAGTCTGA
- the xrra1 gene encoding X-ray radiation resistance-associated protein 1 isoform X1: MIAASMAASHKFDDGQRNPTKCFPAQTFLRGRKEGAGHWLVAYRKAEEQKYRNLHRRINVNYKKCESSRVVDNPHGNTLDGPFLLQLHCVDKPSELCSVDISEQKLNLVKPEDLKLFDNVAHIDASVNSLSLGSFSSFVSLRELNLSLNGLCNMTFDAADFPHLEVLDLSYNRLSADDIVSIGWLPHLKILHLTGNQLHHLPPNLGSSNHDPTQLPAKEEDTHFKALEVLMLDDNKLSSGVFNSLANLKRLKHLNLQGNRISEVPYLHLTGCSNPVQTSIEEQTEEEGLAHPEPNHNHDENFKRVSQISHKEHFEEYCKGSSLPLPELQFLNLADNKIAEEEALLAVVLLPMLQEIDIQRNPLTTKRSGDPPLLTHYLQERLGITIKRKKTSEVVKLPLKVSTHLKWKVEKRIQKVSKKPLLMNKPCPKTQVEECEVTLKTTPASEGKNNEDKTLRENAEHFFVTQATDIPDHEFDLQLDEKETAENEKRNKDDAIFEKSTCYEMLMDAKPDPDVVEPVGIQTAVRMLEHTLKNLNVYRDSKPKLDSIQTPYKEKEKRVKKLPPWKPIKQPTERVNEMIKEIKESTTIREASLSGAIHGTCVNKQEHKEALLLLRDMKTKYKMVHKKTMEQAASIESDRNTEQSRAEPPPVQNSNESVDDGVQLV, encoded by the exons ATGATAGCTGCATCAATGGCTGCATCCCATAAATTTGATGATGGACAGAGAAATCCCACCAAATGTTTCCCAGCCCAGACATTTCTCCGTGGAAGAAAAGAAG GTGCTGGTCATTGGCTTGTGGCTTACAGAAAGGCAGAGGAGCAGAAATACAGGAATCTGCACAGAAGAATAAACGTGAATTATAAAAAATGTGAGAGCAGCAGGGTGGTTGATAATCCTCATGGTAATACATTAGATGGACCCTTCCTG CTTCAATTACATTGTGTTGATAAGCCATCCGAGCTGTGCTCAGTTGACATCAGTGAGCAGAAACTGAACCTT GTGAAGCCAGAGGACCTCAAACTGTTTGACAATGTCGCTCACATCGATGCATCTGTTAACTCCCTCTCCTTAG gGTCTTTCAGCAGTTTTGTGTCTTTAAGAGAACTCAATCTGTCTTTAAATGGGCTCTGCAACATGACTTTTGATGCTGCTGACTTCCCTCATCTTGAG GTTCTGGATTTGTCCTACAACAGGTTGTCAGCTGATGATATTGTTTCCATCGGTTGGCTTCCGCATCTAAAAATTCTCCATCTGACTGGAAATCAGCTTCACCATCTTCCACCTAATCTTGGTTCCTCAAACCATGACCCCACTCAGCT gCCAGCTAAAGAAGAAGACACACACTTTAAAGCTCTTGAGGTCCTGATGCTTGATGATAACAAGTTGTCTTCTGGGGTCTTCAACAGTCTTGCAAACCTTAAGAG GTTGAAACACTTAAACCTGCAGGGGAACCGCATCTCTGAAGTACCATATTTACACTTGACGGGCTGTTCAAACCCTGTGCAGACTTCTATTGAAGAGCAAACTGAAGAAGAGGGACTTG CCCACCCTGAACCAAACCATAACCATGATGAGAATTTCAAGAGAGTCTCACAG ATCTCTCACAAGGAACACTTTGAAGAGTACTGCAAAGGATCCAGTTTGCCTCTGCCAGAGCTTCAGTTCCTCAATTTAGCTGACAACAAG ATTGCTGAGGAAGAAGCGCTGTTGGCTGTGGTTCTTCTCCCGATGCTTCAAGAAATTGATATTCAGCGCAACCCTCTGACCACAAAGAGAAGCG GAGACCCTCCCTTACTAACGCATTACCTCCAAGAGAGACTGGGGATAACAATAAAGCGTAAAAAGACATCAGAAGTTGTAAAGCTCCCACTGAAGGTTTCTACTCATCTAAAATGGAAG GTGGAGAAAAGGATCCAAAAAGTGTCAAAGAAGCCATTGTTGATGAATAAACCTTGTCCTAAAACTCAGGTTGAGGAGTGTGAGGTGACTCTCAAGACAACACCAGCATCTGAAGGCAAGAATAATGAAGACAAAACCCTCAGAGAAAATGCAGAGCACTTCTTTGTAACTCAG GCAACAGACATTCCTGACCATGAGTTTGATCTTCAATTGGATGAGAAAGAAACTGCAGAGAACGAGAAGAGAAACAAGGATGATGCTATTTTTGAAAAATCCACATGCTATGAAATGTTGATGGATGCAAAACCAGATCCTGATGTGGTGGAGCCCGTTG GAATTCAGACAGCTGTTCGAATGCTGGAACACACACTGAAGAATCTTAATGTTTACAGAGACTCAAAACCAAAACTTGATAGCATCCAGACACCgtacaaagagaaagagaaaagg GTGAAGAAGCTGCCACCTTGGAAACCAATAAAGCAGCCGACTGAAAGAGTCAATGAAATGATCAAGGAAATCAAAGAGAGCACGACAATAAGAGAAGCTTCCTTAA GTGGTGCCATACACGGCACATGTGTTAACAAGCAAGAACATAAGGAGGCTCTACTGCTGCTGAGGGATATGAAGACAAAGTACAAGATGGTCCACAAGAAAACAATGGAACAAGCAGCCAGCATCGAGTCTGATAGAAACACCGAGCAAAGCAGAGCTGAACCTCCACCTGTGCAGAATTCAAATGAAAGTGTTGATGATGGCGTACAGCTAGTCTGA
- the LOC121910367 gene encoding sialidase-3-like produces MGNSPSKNVTGEEPVKTTLFEKEPNGITYRIPALIYLRHSHTFLAFAEKRSSPSDCDAKNLVMRRGTLRDDGSVQWSLSQELLTACLPHHRPMNPCPVYEKHSKTLFLFFICIRGNTSEKKQISTGKNKARLCCVSSSDDGQNWSQVKDLTESVIGETIHKWATFAVGPGHGVQLENGRLIIPAYAYYVPYRCCSFPIPCTVYPRALSVFSEDFGQTWHIGKMLRKKSCECEMAEIIDHEGRSHLYCNARNTGRHRCEALSENSGVYFDKPHLAPELVEQRYGCQGSVIGFPAPEFVPNDDAESKACGTSLLSPDTQTWLLFMHPTDKSKRRDMGVYLNRSPLHSSGWDKPRIIHSGPSGYSDLAYNGDKDQFSCLMECGKESELEQIAFMSFTLNDVMQAGKKDKKLH; encoded by the exons ATGGGAAACTCACCATCAAAGAATGTCACTGGAGAGGAACCGgtcaaaacaactttatttgaaAAGGAGCCAAATGGGATAACATACAGAATTCCTGCTCTTATTTATTTGAGGCACAGTCACACCTTCCTCGCCTTTGCAGAGAAGAGATCCTCGCCCTCTGACTGTGATGCAAAAAATCTTGTTATGAGAAGAGGGACGTTGAGAGATGACGGATCTGTTCAG tggtCGTTAAGTCAGGAGCTTTTAACAGCATGTTTACCACACCACCGCCCCATGAATCCTTGCCCTGTGTATGAAAAACACAGCaagacattgtttttatttttcatctgcaTCAGGGGAAACACCTCAGAGAAGAAGCAGATCTCCACAGGCAAGAACAAGGCACGTCTCTGCTGTGTTAGCAGCAGCGATGACGGCCAGAACTGGAGTCAAGTGAAAGACTTAACAGAGAGCGTGATCGGTGAAACTATCCACAAGTGGGCCACTTTCGCTGTGGGTCCGGGCCACGGTGTCCAGCTGGAAAATGGAAGATTGATCATCCCAGCCTATGCCTATTACGTCCCTTACAGATGCTGTTCCTTCCCTATTCCTTGTACAGTCTACCCGCGGGCTCTGTCAGTATTTAGTGAGGACTTTGGCCAGACGTGGCATATCGGTAAGATGCTTCGAAAAAAGTCATGTGAATGTGAGATGGCGGAGATCATAGATCACGAGGGCAGGAGTCACCTTTACTGCAATGCTCGTAACACTGGACGCCACAGATGCGAGGCCCTGAGTGAAAACAGCGGCGTCTACTTCGACAAGCCCCACCTGGCTCCAGAGCTCGTGGAACAACGTTATGGCTGTCAGGGCAGCGTCATCGGCTTCCCTGCTCCTGAATTTGTCCCAAATGATGACGCTGAAAGCAAAGCATGCGGCACGTCTCTCTTGTCTCCAGACACGCAAACCTGGCTCCTCTTCATGCACCCAACTGATAAGTCTAAGAGAAGAGACATGGGTGTGTATTTGAACCGCTCCCCTCTGCACTCATCAGGATGGGACAAGCCCAGGATCATCCACAGCGGACCCAGCGGCTACTCTGACCTGGCTTACAACGGGGACAAGGATCAGTTTTCGTGCCTGATGGAGTGCGGGAAAGAAAGTGAACTCGAGCAGATTGCGTTCATGTCGTTTACCCTTAATGATGTCATGCAGGCGGGCAAGAAAGACAAGAAGCTGCACTGA
- the xrra1 gene encoding X-ray radiation resistance-associated protein 1 isoform X3 — MIAASMAASHKFDDGQRNPTKCFPAQTFLRGRKEGAGHWLVAYRKAEEQKYRNLHRRINVNYKKCESSRVVDNPHGNTLDGPFLLQLHCVDKPSELCSVDISEQKLNLVKPEDLKLFDNVAHIDASVNSLSLGSFSSFVSLRELNLSLNGLCNMTFDAADFPHLEVLDLSYNRLSADDIVSIGWLPHLKILHLTGNQLHHLPPNLGSSNHDPTQLLKHLNLQGNRISEVPYLHLTGCSNPVQTSIEEQTEEEGLAHPEPNHNHDENFKRVSQISHKEHFEEYCKGSSLPLPELQFLNLADNKIAEEEALLAVVLLPMLQEIDIQRNPLTTKRSGDPPLLTHYLQERLGITIKRKKTSEVVKLPLKVSTHLKWKVEKRIQKVSKKPLLMNKPCPKTQVEECEVTLKTTPASEGKNNEDKTLRENAEHFFVTQATDIPDHEFDLQLDEKETAENEKRNKDDAIFEKSTCYEMLMDAKPDPDVVEPVGIQTAVRMLEHTLKNLNVYRDSKPKLDSIQTPYKEKEKRVKKLPPWKPIKQPTERVNEMIKEIKESTTIREASLSGAIHGTCVNKQEHKEALLLLRDMKTKYKMVHKKTMEQAASIESDRNTEQSRAEPPPVQNSNESVDDGVQLV; from the exons ATGATAGCTGCATCAATGGCTGCATCCCATAAATTTGATGATGGACAGAGAAATCCCACCAAATGTTTCCCAGCCCAGACATTTCTCCGTGGAAGAAAAGAAG GTGCTGGTCATTGGCTTGTGGCTTACAGAAAGGCAGAGGAGCAGAAATACAGGAATCTGCACAGAAGAATAAACGTGAATTATAAAAAATGTGAGAGCAGCAGGGTGGTTGATAATCCTCATGGTAATACATTAGATGGACCCTTCCTG CTTCAATTACATTGTGTTGATAAGCCATCCGAGCTGTGCTCAGTTGACATCAGTGAGCAGAAACTGAACCTT GTGAAGCCAGAGGACCTCAAACTGTTTGACAATGTCGCTCACATCGATGCATCTGTTAACTCCCTCTCCTTAG gGTCTTTCAGCAGTTTTGTGTCTTTAAGAGAACTCAATCTGTCTTTAAATGGGCTCTGCAACATGACTTTTGATGCTGCTGACTTCCCTCATCTTGAG GTTCTGGATTTGTCCTACAACAGGTTGTCAGCTGATGATATTGTTTCCATCGGTTGGCTTCCGCATCTAAAAATTCTCCATCTGACTGGAAATCAGCTTCACCATCTTCCACCTAATCTTGGTTCCTCAAACCATGACCCCACTCAGCT GTTGAAACACTTAAACCTGCAGGGGAACCGCATCTCTGAAGTACCATATTTACACTTGACGGGCTGTTCAAACCCTGTGCAGACTTCTATTGAAGAGCAAACTGAAGAAGAGGGACTTG CCCACCCTGAACCAAACCATAACCATGATGAGAATTTCAAGAGAGTCTCACAG ATCTCTCACAAGGAACACTTTGAAGAGTACTGCAAAGGATCCAGTTTGCCTCTGCCAGAGCTTCAGTTCCTCAATTTAGCTGACAACAAG ATTGCTGAGGAAGAAGCGCTGTTGGCTGTGGTTCTTCTCCCGATGCTTCAAGAAATTGATATTCAGCGCAACCCTCTGACCACAAAGAGAAGCG GAGACCCTCCCTTACTAACGCATTACCTCCAAGAGAGACTGGGGATAACAATAAAGCGTAAAAAGACATCAGAAGTTGTAAAGCTCCCACTGAAGGTTTCTACTCATCTAAAATGGAAG GTGGAGAAAAGGATCCAAAAAGTGTCAAAGAAGCCATTGTTGATGAATAAACCTTGTCCTAAAACTCAGGTTGAGGAGTGTGAGGTGACTCTCAAGACAACACCAGCATCTGAAGGCAAGAATAATGAAGACAAAACCCTCAGAGAAAATGCAGAGCACTTCTTTGTAACTCAG GCAACAGACATTCCTGACCATGAGTTTGATCTTCAATTGGATGAGAAAGAAACTGCAGAGAACGAGAAGAGAAACAAGGATGATGCTATTTTTGAAAAATCCACATGCTATGAAATGTTGATGGATGCAAAACCAGATCCTGATGTGGTGGAGCCCGTTG GAATTCAGACAGCTGTTCGAATGCTGGAACACACACTGAAGAATCTTAATGTTTACAGAGACTCAAAACCAAAACTTGATAGCATCCAGACACCgtacaaagagaaagagaaaagg GTGAAGAAGCTGCCACCTTGGAAACCAATAAAGCAGCCGACTGAAAGAGTCAATGAAATGATCAAGGAAATCAAAGAGAGCACGACAATAAGAGAAGCTTCCTTAA GTGGTGCCATACACGGCACATGTGTTAACAAGCAAGAACATAAGGAGGCTCTACTGCTGCTGAGGGATATGAAGACAAAGTACAAGATGGTCCACAAGAAAACAATGGAACAAGCAGCCAGCATCGAGTCTGATAGAAACACCGAGCAAAGCAGAGCTGAACCTCCACCTGTGCAGAATTCAAATGAAAGTGTTGATGATGGCGTACAGCTAGTCTGA